Proteins from a genomic interval of Pseudomonas versuta:
- a CDS encoding DUF2782 domain-containing protein codes for MRTLNRLLLTGLFAFTPLLTFAADEAVTADPDVTIRTEGDKTIQEYRQNGFLYAIKVTPKGAPPYFLVRADGTDANFIRSDQPDMLIPSWKIFEWK; via the coding sequence ATGCGCACACTAAATCGCCTGTTGCTGACCGGCTTGTTTGCATTCACTCCGCTGTTAACCTTCGCAGCCGATGAAGCAGTCACAGCTGACCCAGACGTAACCATTCGCACGGAAGGCGATAAGACAATCCAGGAATACCGTCAAAACGGTTTTCTGTATGCCATCAAGGTCACCCCAAAAGGAGCACCGCCGTACTTTTTAGTGCGCGCTGATGGTACTGATGCCAATTTCATCCGTTCCGACCAGCCGGATATGCTGATTCCATCGTGGAAAATCTTCGAATGGAAATAG
- a CDS encoding zinc ABC transporter substrate-binding protein ZnuA, whose translation MPRLFSIFLVLSASLAVIGPARAEVNVLTSIKPLQLIAAAVQDGVGHPEVLLPPNASPHNYALRPSDVRRVQSADLLYWIGPDMEGFMPRVIKTRTLPSVSIQTLPALKLRHFAEDSQSHEEDAAEHDHDHRPGTLDAHLWLDPANARVIAAKMAADLCQKDPANAARYQANLTAFNQRLDALDVRLKARLAGISDKPFFVFHEGYDYFESAYGLKHAGVFSVASEVQPGAQHVATMRKRLQEVGKTCVFSDPPLRPRLADTLTAGLPVKLAELDALGGYTPATAQGYEQLLEKLGNDLAGCLEGL comes from the coding sequence GTGCCCCGTCTTTTTTCTATTTTTCTTGTTCTAAGTGCCAGTTTGGCCGTAATTGGCCCGGCTCGGGCCGAGGTCAACGTGTTGACCAGCATCAAGCCCTTGCAGCTGATAGCGGCTGCTGTGCAGGACGGCGTAGGTCATCCCGAGGTGCTTTTGCCGCCTAATGCTTCGCCCCATAACTATGCACTGCGCCCTTCCGACGTACGGCGCGTGCAGTCGGCTGATCTTCTGTACTGGATTGGCCCTGACATGGAAGGTTTCATGCCGCGGGTGATCAAAACCCGTACCTTGCCATCGGTTTCCATTCAAACCCTGCCAGCGCTCAAACTTCGTCATTTCGCCGAAGATAGCCAGTCCCATGAAGAAGATGCAGCCGAACACGACCACGATCACCGTCCAGGTACGCTGGATGCGCACCTGTGGCTGGACCCGGCGAACGCCCGTGTAATCGCGGCTAAAATGGCGGCCGACCTGTGTCAGAAAGACCCTGCCAACGCGGCCAGATACCAAGCTAACCTCACGGCTTTCAATCAGCGTCTGGACGCTCTGGATGTGCGTCTCAAAGCACGCCTGGCCGGGATTTCCGACAAGCCGTTCTTTGTGTTCCATGAAGGCTACGATTATTTCGAAAGCGCTTACGGCCTCAAGCATGCAGGCGTTTTCAGCGTGGCTTCGGAAGTACAACCGGGTGCGCAGCACGTCGCAACCATGCGCAAGCGTCTGCAGGAAGTAGGCAAGACGTGCGTGTTCAGTGACCCGCCTTTGCGCCCGCGTCTGGCTGACACGCTGACGGCCGGTTTACCGGTCAAGCTGGCTGAACTGGATGCGTTGGGTGGCTATACCCCGGCGACGGCGCAGGGGTACGAGCAACTGCTGGAAAAATTGGGCAATGACCTGGCGGGTTGCCTGGAGGGTTTGTAA
- the znuB gene encoding zinc ABC transporter permease subunit ZnuB: MADFLFYALLAGLALAIVAGPLGSFVVWRRMAYFGDTLSHAALLGVAMGFLLDVSPTIAVTVGCLLLAVLLVTLQQRQPLASDTLLGILAPSTLSLGLVVLSFMHEVRIDLMAYLFGDLLAISPNDLMWIMGGSAVVLALLVALWRPLLAITVHEELATVEGLPVAALRMTLMLLIAIVIAVAMKIVGVLLITSLLIIPAAAAQRHARSPEQMALGASLLGMLAVCGGLALSWFKDTPAGPSIVVCAAALFLLSFVLPRRGV, translated from the coding sequence ATGGCTGATTTTCTGTTTTACGCCCTGCTGGCAGGTCTGGCTTTGGCAATAGTCGCGGGGCCCCTGGGTTCATTTGTCGTGTGGCGACGAATGGCCTATTTCGGTGACACGCTGTCCCATGCCGCCTTGCTCGGGGTGGCGATGGGTTTTCTGCTCGATGTCAGCCCGACCATCGCCGTGACGGTTGGCTGCCTGTTACTGGCAGTCTTGTTGGTTACCTTGCAACAGCGCCAGCCATTGGCTTCCGACACATTGCTCGGAATACTTGCACCCAGTACCTTGTCCCTCGGGCTGGTCGTACTAAGCTTCATGCATGAAGTGCGAATCGACCTGATGGCTTATTTGTTTGGTGATCTGCTGGCAATCAGCCCGAACGATTTGATGTGGATCATGGGCGGTAGCGCTGTAGTTCTGGCATTGTTGGTGGCACTGTGGCGGCCGCTGCTGGCGATTACCGTACATGAAGAGTTGGCAACCGTTGAAGGCTTGCCGGTAGCAGCACTGCGCATGACGCTGATGCTGTTGATCGCGATTGTTATTGCCGTAGCAATGAAGATTGTCGGCGTGTTGTTGATCACGTCCTTGCTGATCATCCCGGCAGCAGCAGCCCAACGCCATGCCCGCTCTCCCGAGCAAATGGCCCTGGGTGCCAGCTTGCTGGGAATGCTGGCAGTGTGTGGTGGCCTGGCACTTTCATGGTTCAAAGACACGCCGGCGGGACCATCAATTGTGGTGTGTGCCGCGGCACTGTTTCTGCTGAGTTTTGTTCTGCCCCGTCGAGGGGTGTAG
- a CDS encoding endonuclease/exonuclease/phosphatase family protein: MHEPQVNEDHLAACGLPDDRRLRLLSFNIQVGNSTQSYRHYLTRSWQHVLPHKGRAGNLDKIGDLLSDFDLVALQEADGGSLRSGYINQVKYLAQQGEFPYWYQQLNRNLGRLAQHSNGVLSRLRPTAIEDHPLPGPAGRGAILVRFGTGPDALVVVVMHLALGTKVRTMQLAYIRELVSGYQHQVLMGDMNTNATDLLQTSPLRDLGLLAPQMEATFPSWRPQRCLDHILLSPSLTLERVQVLDQPISDHLPVAVEIRLPGTVGVDALPVLSSPSS, from the coding sequence CTGCACGAACCGCAGGTCAACGAGGATCATCTGGCTGCCTGCGGGCTGCCGGATGATCGGCGTTTGCGACTGCTCAGTTTTAATATCCAGGTCGGTAACAGTACCCAGAGCTACCGTCATTACCTGACCCGCAGCTGGCAGCATGTACTGCCGCACAAAGGGCGGGCCGGTAACCTGGACAAGATAGGCGACTTGTTGAGCGACTTCGATCTGGTCGCTTTGCAGGAAGCTGATGGTGGCAGCCTTCGATCCGGCTACATCAATCAAGTCAAATACCTGGCCCAACAGGGCGAATTCCCTTACTGGTATCAACAACTCAATCGCAATCTGGGTCGCCTGGCCCAGCACAGCAATGGCGTGCTCAGCCGGCTGCGCCCTACGGCGATTGAAGATCATCCCTTGCCCGGCCCTGCGGGTCGTGGCGCAATTTTAGTGCGCTTCGGTACTGGTCCTGATGCACTGGTCGTGGTGGTCATGCACCTGGCGCTGGGGACTAAGGTGCGGACGATGCAACTGGCCTATATTCGCGAGCTGGTAAGCGGTTATCAGCATCAGGTGCTGATGGGCGACATGAACACCAATGCCACAGATTTACTCCAGACTTCGCCCCTGCGTGACCTCGGTTTGCTGGCGCCGCAAATGGAAGCCACCTTCCCCAGCTGGCGTCCGCAGCGTTGTCTTGATCATATTTTGCTCAGCCCCAGCCTTACGCTGGAGCGTGTGCAGGTGCTGGATCAGCCCATCTCTGATCATTTGCCGGTGGCAGTTGAAATCCGCTTGCCGGGGACGGTGGGCGTCGACGCCCTGCCTGTGCTGAGCAGCCCCTCTTCATGA
- a CDS encoding homoserine kinase, with translation MSVFTPLTRTELETFLAPYGLGRLLDFQGIAAGSENTNYFISLEQGEYVLTLVERGPIKEMPFFIELLDVLHTADLPVPFALRTVDGQALRELKGKPALLQPRLAGKHIREANAQHCAQVGELLGHLHVATRDNVLERKTDRGLDWMLAEGPALMADLSPESAQLLQKALDEISAHKEQILALPRANLHGDLFRDNAMFEGTHLTGLIDFYNACSGPMLYDVAIALNDWCADEDGKIDEPRARALLGAYAALRPFTASEAQLWPTMLRVACVRFWLSRLIAAHTFAGQDVLIHDPGEFERRLALRQAVTIHLPFAL, from the coding sequence ATGTCTGTATTCACGCCCCTGACTCGCACCGAGTTGGAAACTTTTCTTGCGCCTTACGGGCTTGGCCGCCTGCTCGATTTCCAGGGGATTGCCGCTGGCAGCGAAAACACCAATTACTTCATCAGCCTGGAGCAGGGCGAATATGTCCTGACCCTGGTTGAACGTGGCCCGATCAAAGAGATGCCGTTCTTTATCGAGCTGCTGGACGTGCTGCACACTGCTGATCTGCCGGTGCCTTTCGCATTGCGCACCGTCGACGGCCAGGCCCTGCGTGAACTCAAGGGCAAGCCGGCCCTGCTGCAACCGCGCCTGGCGGGCAAGCACATTCGAGAAGCCAATGCCCAGCATTGTGCACAAGTCGGCGAATTGCTCGGCCATTTGCATGTGGCCACACGTGACAACGTGCTGGAGCGCAAGACAGACCGTGGCCTGGACTGGATGCTGGCAGAAGGACCGGCATTGATGGCCGACCTGTCACCCGAATCGGCACAATTGCTGCAAAAGGCACTGGATGAAATCAGCGCGCATAAAGAGCAGATCCTCGCATTGCCGCGGGCCAACCTGCACGGCGACCTGTTTCGTGACAACGCGATGTTTGAAGGCACGCATCTGACCGGCCTGATCGACTTTTACAACGCATGCTCTGGCCCAATGCTGTACGACGTTGCGATTGCCCTGAATGACTGGTGCGCTGACGAAGACGGAAAGATTGACGAGCCACGGGCCCGTGCATTGCTTGGCGCTTATGCCGCTCTGCGCCCGTTTACTGCGAGCGAAGCTCAGTTGTGGCCGACGATGTTGCGCGTGGCGTGCGTGCGTTTCTGGCTGTCACGCCTGATCGCAGCCCACACTTTTGCCGGACAGGACGTACTGATCCACGATCCGGGCGAGTTCGAACGCCGTTTGGCATTGCGCCAGGCAGTGACAATACATCTGCCTTTTGCGCTGTAA
- a CDS encoding PA5502 family lipoprotein, whose protein sequence is MKLFNSRYLLLAAFSLLLGACQSTPSGDTPVPDARAAAIAQLEQNLASSELATAEDQLAALQAQTPDDPQLVQYQRQLAEAYLQRSQIVLQKGDVNAAATALSRARSLMPTAPALTGGVNSAIAHARKAELDKAEAALKAAEARPAAKVIDPAAESTTVTLNIDDIAKLRRQLDLIAQDIVNYQCAVSLQVPRTADFPWLSTLISKRVKKLDPAFDLQLERQIIRHVPAQMVLIPSKP, encoded by the coding sequence ATGAAGCTGTTTAACTCCCGTTACTTGCTCCTGGCCGCATTTTCCTTGCTGCTGGGCGCCTGCCAAAGCACACCTTCCGGCGACACGCCTGTCCCGGATGCGCGCGCTGCGGCCATCGCACAGCTGGAGCAAAACCTGGCCAGCAGTGAACTCGCTACCGCTGAAGATCAACTGGCCGCCTTGCAGGCGCAAACGCCGGATGACCCGCAGTTGGTGCAATACCAGCGCCAGCTGGCTGAAGCCTACTTGCAACGCAGCCAGATCGTTCTGCAAAAAGGTGATGTCAACGCTGCTGCCACAGCACTGAGCCGCGCCCGATCCTTGATGCCTACAGCTCCGGCGCTGACCGGTGGCGTCAACAGCGCCATTGCCCATGCGCGCAAAGCTGAGCTGGACAAGGCCGAGGCCGCGCTAAAGGCTGCCGAAGCCAGACCTGCGGCCAAGGTTATCGACCCCGCAGCAGAGAGCACGACCGTTACGCTTAACATCGACGATATTGCCAAACTTCGCCGTCAACTGGACTTGATTGCGCAAGACATCGTCAATTACCAGTGCGCTGTCAGCCTGCAGGTTCCGCGCACGGCGGACTTTCCATGGCTGTCCACACTGATCAGCAAACGGGTGAAAAAACTCGACCCTGCGTTCGATCTACAACTGGAACGCCAGATCATTCGCCATGTGCCTGCGCAAATGGTCCTGATCCCCAGCAAACCGTAA
- a CDS encoding c-type cytochrome, translated as MNKLLVSLLLTLGVAGTAQAAATALVGDAAAGQAKTAVCGACHGPDGNSMAPNFPKLAGQGDRYLLKQLHEIKDGKRQVLEMTGLLTNLNDQDLADIAAYYSSQKNSVGAADPALVARGEALFRGGDLQKGMPACTGCHSPDGQGNAAAGFPHLGGQHASYIEKQLTDFREGERTNDGDSMIMRGIAAKLSNKDIKALASYIQGLH; from the coding sequence ATGAACAAATTACTCGTGAGTCTGCTGTTGACCTTGGGCGTCGCCGGTACTGCCCAGGCCGCAGCCACCGCCCTTGTAGGCGATGCTGCTGCAGGTCAGGCAAAAACCGCTGTATGTGGCGCTTGTCACGGTCCGGACGGCAATAGCATGGCGCCAAATTTCCCGAAGCTGGCCGGGCAAGGTGATCGCTACCTGCTCAAGCAACTGCACGAAATCAAGGACGGCAAGCGCCAGGTACTGGAGATGACCGGCTTGCTGACCAACCTGAACGATCAGGATCTCGCGGATATCGCCGCTTACTACTCCAGCCAGAAAAACTCGGTGGGTGCTGCTGACCCGGCACTGGTTGCCCGTGGCGAAGCCCTGTTCCGCGGTGGCGACCTGCAAAAAGGCATGCCGGCGTGCACCGGTTGCCACTCGCCTGACGGCCAGGGTAATGCCGCTGCCGGCTTTCCGCATTTGGGTGGCCAGCACGCCAGCTATATCGAGAAACAACTGACCGACTTCCGTGAAGGCGAGCGTACCAACGACGGTGACTCGATGATCATGCGCGGTATTGCTGCGAAGCTGAGCAACAAGGATATCAAGGCGCTGGCCAGCTACATTCAAGGCCTGCACTAG
- the dsbA gene encoding thiol:disulfide interchange protein DsbA, with the protein MRNLILSAALVSASLFGMTAQAAEPLEAGKQYVELSSAVPVAVPGKIEVVELFWYGCPHCYAFEPVVNPWVEKLPSDVNFVRIPAMFGGPWDAHGQMFLTLQAMGVEGKVHHAVFEAIQKEGKRLTKQDEMADFLATQGVDKDKFLATFNSFAIKGQIKQAKELAQKYGITGVPTMVVDGKYRFDLGTAGGPEQALNVADQLIAKERAAAATKP; encoded by the coding sequence ATGCGTAATCTGATTCTCAGCGCCGCTCTCGTCAGTGCCAGTCTGTTTGGCATGACCGCTCAAGCTGCCGAACCGCTTGAAGCGGGTAAACAATATGTAGAGCTGAGCAGCGCCGTTCCGGTTGCAGTGCCAGGCAAGATCGAAGTAGTTGAGCTGTTCTGGTATGGCTGCCCGCATTGCTATGCATTCGAGCCCGTGGTGAACCCTTGGGTCGAGAAGCTGCCTTCTGACGTGAACTTTGTACGCATTCCTGCCATGTTTGGAGGCCCATGGGATGCCCACGGGCAAATGTTCCTGACCCTTCAAGCCATGGGTGTAGAGGGTAAAGTTCACCACGCCGTCTTTGAAGCAATCCAGAAAGAAGGCAAACGCCTGACCAAACAGGATGAAATGGCCGATTTCCTGGCGACCCAGGGCGTAGATAAAGACAAGTTTCTCGCGACTTTCAACTCGTTCGCGATCAAGGGCCAGATTAAACAAGCTAAAGAGCTTGCCCAGAAGTACGGCATCACTGGCGTACCGACCATGGTTGTTGATGGCAAGTACCGATTCGATCTGGGTACTGCCGGTGGCCCGGAGCAGGCACTCAATGTGGCCGATCAACTGATCGCCAAAGAGCGCGCAGCAGCGGCAACCAAGCCTTAA
- the yihA gene encoding ribosome biogenesis GTP-binding protein YihA/YsxC, which translates to MQLKNPILGLCQQATFMLSAAKVDQCPDDEGYEVAFAGRSNAGKSSALNTLTHASLARTSKTPGRTQLLNFFQLDEERRLVDLPGYGYAKVPIPLKLHWQRHLEAYFGSRESLKGVILMMDIRHPMTDFDLLMLDWTVSSGMPMHILLTKADKLTYGAAKNTLLKIQADIRKQWGDAVTIQLFSTPKRMGLEEAYTVLARWMELPNKGEEAIESAE; encoded by the coding sequence ATGCAACTCAAGAACCCCATTCTCGGTCTTTGCCAACAGGCCACCTTCATGCTCAGCGCAGCCAAAGTTGATCAATGCCCCGACGACGAAGGCTATGAAGTCGCGTTCGCCGGGCGCTCCAACGCCGGCAAGTCCAGCGCACTCAACACCTTGACCCACGCTAGCCTGGCGCGCACCTCGAAAACTCCAGGACGCACTCAGCTGCTGAACTTCTTCCAGCTGGACGAAGAGCGTCGCCTGGTCGACCTGCCGGGTTATGGTTATGCCAAGGTTCCTATCCCGCTGAAACTGCACTGGCAGCGTCACCTGGAAGCCTATTTCGGCAGCCGCGAAAGCCTCAAGGGTGTGATTTTGATGATGGATATCCGTCATCCAATGACCGATTTCGACCTGTTGATGCTCGACTGGACAGTTTCGAGCGGCATGCCGATGCACATTTTGCTGACCAAAGCCGACAAACTGACGTACGGCGCTGCGAAAAATACCCTGCTCAAAATTCAGGCTGATATCCGCAAGCAATGGGGCGATGCTGTGACCATCCAGCTGTTCTCCACCCCTAAACGTATGGGCCTGGAAGAAGCTTACACCGTGCTGGCACGCTGGATGGAACTGCCGAACAAAGGCGAAGAAGCAATCGAGAGCGCCGAATAA
- a CDS encoding Fur family transcriptional regulator gives MPITPLASRPHDHSHCVHSALSEADILCAQKGLRLTALRRRVLELVWQSHKPLGAYDILAVLSEQDGRRAAPPTVYRALDFLLDNGLVHRISSLNAFIGCSHPEHAHQGQFLICRNCHAAIELEQKSISNAIINSALDVGFTVEGQTVEVVGLCSGCREA, from the coding sequence ATGCCTATTACACCGCTAGCCAGTCGTCCCCATGACCACTCCCATTGTGTCCACAGCGCGCTTAGCGAAGCGGACATCTTGTGTGCGCAAAAGGGTTTGCGCCTGACTGCCCTGCGCCGCCGTGTGCTTGAGCTGGTATGGCAAAGCCACAAGCCGCTGGGCGCTTATGACATTCTGGCAGTGCTCAGCGAGCAAGACGGCCGCCGCGCAGCACCACCGACCGTATATCGGGCGCTGGACTTCCTGCTCGACAACGGTCTGGTGCATCGCATCTCCTCACTCAATGCCTTTATTGGTTGCAGCCACCCCGAGCACGCGCATCAGGGCCAGTTTCTGATCTGCCGCAACTGCCATGCCGCCATCGAGCTTGAGCAAAAGAGCATCAGCAACGCAATCATCAATAGCGCGCTGGATGTCGGCTTTACTGTGGAAGGCCAGACCGTCGAAGTGGTCGGTTTGTGTTCGGGTTGCCGGGAGGCCTGA
- the znuC gene encoding zinc ABC transporter ATP-binding protein ZnuC has protein sequence MSAALIRLDQVTVTFAGQDVLDNIELSVEPGQIVTLIGPNGAGKTTLVKAVLGLLKPTHGSVWRKPRLRVGYMPQKLHVDPTLPLSVLRFLRLVPGVDRPQALAALKEVGAEKVIDSPVQSVSGGEMQRVLLARALLRKPELLVLDEPVQGVDVAGQAELYSLITRLRDRHGCGVLMVSHDLHLVMSTTDQVVCLNRHVCCSGHPEQVSNDPAFVELFGKNAQSLAIYHHHHDHAHDLHGSVVSEGATAAPAHIHGEGCKHG, from the coding sequence ATGAGCGCAGCACTGATACGTTTGGACCAGGTCACTGTGACCTTCGCCGGGCAAGACGTGCTCGACAATATCGAGCTGAGTGTAGAGCCGGGCCAGATCGTTACCCTCATAGGCCCCAACGGCGCCGGTAAAACCACGCTGGTCAAAGCCGTGCTCGGGCTGCTCAAGCCCACCCATGGCAGCGTATGGCGCAAACCCAGGCTGCGGGTCGGCTACATGCCGCAAAAACTGCACGTCGATCCGACACTGCCGCTCTCGGTATTGCGCTTTTTGCGCCTGGTGCCGGGCGTGGACAGACCCCAGGCTCTCGCCGCGCTGAAAGAAGTGGGCGCCGAGAAAGTCATCGACAGCCCCGTGCAAAGTGTTTCCGGCGGTGAAATGCAGCGCGTGCTGCTGGCCCGCGCTCTGCTGCGCAAGCCTGAGTTGCTGGTTCTTGACGAGCCGGTACAGGGCGTAGACGTAGCCGGCCAGGCCGAGCTGTACAGCTTGATTACCCGCCTGCGCGACCGCCACGGCTGCGGCGTGCTGATGGTGTCCCACGATTTGCACCTGGTCATGAGCACCACCGATCAGGTGGTCTGCCTCAATCGCCACGTCTGTTGCTCGGGTCACCCGGAACAAGTCAGCAATGACCCGGCGTTCGTTGAACTGTTCGGCAAAAACGCACAGAGCCTGGCGATTTATCACCACCATCATGACCACGCCCATGACTTGCATGGTTCGGTGGTCAGCGAAGGCGCCACCGCGGCGCCCGCACACATTCATGGAGAAGGCTGCAAGCATGGCTGA
- the polA gene encoding DNA polymerase I, with the protein MSQAPLVLVDGSSYLYRAFHALPPLTTSKGLPTGAVKGVLNMLKSLRKQYPDSPFAVVFDAKGGTFRDEMFAEYKANRPSMPDDMRVQIEPLHASVIALGFPLLCVEGVEADDVIGTLARSSAAADRPVVISTGDKDMAQLVDGHITLVNTMTGSVMDIEGVKEKFGVSPEQIIDYLALMGDSSDNIPGVPGIGPKTASGLLVGVGGGLVDLYEKLDIVPTLPIRGAKNLPAKLEEHREMAFLSYRLATIKIDVPLDIGLEDLHLKQPDCEKLIELYTELEFKSWIAEVEREAKRAGQVIVHEEPAPPAEEQQYETILDQARFDVWLKKLNDARLIAFDTETTGLDAQQAQLVGLSFAVKPGEAAYIPLTHSYMGVPEQLDRDTVLRALKPLLEDPAKAKVGQHAKFDMNILANCAIGGDQACGIMVQGVAFDTMLESYVLDSTATRHDMDSLALKYLGHGTTSFQDIAGKGVKQLTFDQISLEQAGPYAAEDADVTLRLHHVLHEKLAAIPSLNSVLTDIEMPLVPVLARIERQGALVDANLLGIQSVELGDKLVALEREAFAIAGEEFNLGSPKQLGVILYEKLGLPIISKTAKGQPSTAEAVLAELAEQDFPLPKVLMQYRSMSKLKSTYTDRLPEQINPRTGRIHTSYHQAVTATGRLSSSDPNLQNIPIRTAEGRRIRQAFVAPKGYKLLAADYSQIELRIMAHLAKDEGLLHAFRNDLDVHSATAAEVFGVELNDVTTDQRRSAKAINFGLIYGMSAFGLAKQIGVDRKQSQAYIDRYFARYPGVLDYMERTRTQAAEQGYVETIFGRRLYLPDINAKNPALRKGAERTAINAPMQGTAADIIKKAMVAVDNWLTASGLDARVILQVHDELVLEVREDLVDEVREQVRSHMSEAAKLDVPLVVEVGVGNNWDEAH; encoded by the coding sequence ATGAGCCAAGCTCCCCTCGTCCTGGTGGACGGTTCTTCATATCTGTACCGCGCTTTTCATGCGCTGCCGCCGCTGACTACGTCCAAGGGGTTGCCGACAGGTGCCGTGAAGGGCGTATTGAACATGCTTAAAAGCCTGCGAAAACAGTACCCGGACAGTCCGTTTGCGGTGGTTTTCGATGCCAAGGGCGGGACATTTCGCGATGAGATGTTCGCCGAATACAAGGCTAACCGTCCAAGCATGCCCGACGACATGCGGGTCCAGATCGAGCCCTTGCACGCCAGCGTTATCGCGCTTGGCTTCCCTTTGCTGTGCGTGGAAGGTGTTGAGGCTGACGATGTAATCGGCACCCTGGCCCGCAGCAGCGCTGCCGCAGACCGTCCGGTAGTTATTTCGACGGGCGACAAGGACATGGCGCAACTGGTCGACGGTCACATCACTCTGGTCAACACCATGACCGGCAGCGTGATGGACATCGAGGGCGTGAAAGAAAAATTTGGCGTCTCGCCCGAGCAGATCATTGATTACCTGGCTCTGATGGGCGATTCGTCCGATAACATTCCGGGCGTCCCGGGGATTGGTCCGAAGACCGCGTCCGGCTTGCTGGTCGGTGTCGGCGGTGGTCTGGTCGATTTGTACGAAAAGCTCGATATCGTGCCGACCTTACCGATTCGGGGGGCTAAAAATCTGCCGGCCAAGCTTGAAGAGCATCGGGAAATGGCATTTTTGTCGTACCGGCTCGCCACGATCAAAATTGATGTTCCACTGGATATCGGCCTCGAAGACTTGCATCTCAAACAGCCAGACTGCGAAAAGCTGATTGAGCTGTACACCGAGCTGGAATTCAAAAGCTGGATTGCCGAGGTTGAGCGTGAAGCCAAGCGTGCCGGCCAGGTAATTGTTCATGAAGAGCCTGCGCCGCCTGCCGAAGAACAGCAGTACGAAACCATCCTTGATCAGGCGCGCTTCGACGTATGGCTGAAAAAGCTTAACGACGCCAGGCTGATAGCTTTCGATACTGAAACCACGGGCCTGGACGCGCAGCAGGCGCAATTGGTGGGGCTGTCGTTTGCAGTCAAGCCGGGGGAGGCGGCCTACATCCCGCTGACCCACTCCTACATGGGCGTGCCTGAGCAACTGGATCGCGACACAGTACTGCGAGCCCTCAAGCCGTTGCTCGAAGACCCGGCCAAAGCCAAAGTGGGCCAGCACGCCAAGTTCGACATGAACATCCTGGCCAACTGCGCCATCGGTGGTGATCAGGCATGCGGGATCATGGTGCAGGGCGTCGCATTTGACACCATGCTTGAATCCTATGTGCTCGACTCCACGGCGACGCGCCACGATATGGACAGCCTTGCCCTCAAATATCTGGGCCATGGCACTACCAGCTTCCAGGACATTGCCGGCAAGGGTGTCAAGCAGCTGACCTTTGACCAGATCTCGCTGGAGCAGGCCGGGCCGTATGCGGCTGAAGATGCAGACGTGACCCTGCGTTTACACCATGTGCTGCACGAGAAGCTGGCAGCGATCCCAAGCCTGAACAGCGTTTTGACCGACATTGAGATGCCGCTGGTACCTGTACTGGCGCGCATTGAGCGTCAGGGTGCGCTGGTGGACGCCAACCTGCTGGGTATTCAGAGCGTTGAACTGGGCGACAAGCTGGTCGCGCTTGAGCGTGAGGCTTTCGCCATCGCAGGCGAAGAATTCAACCTTGGGTCCCCTAAGCAATTAGGCGTGATCCTGTACGAAAAGCTCGGGTTGCCGATTATCAGCAAAACCGCCAAGGGGCAGCCTTCGACGGCTGAAGCGGTTCTGGCTGAATTGGCCGAGCAGGACTTCCCTTTGCCCAAGGTACTGATGCAGTACCGCTCAATGAGCAAGCTGAAAAGCACCTACACCGATCGCCTGCCTGAGCAGATCAACCCTCGTACCGGTCGGATTCATACGTCTTACCACCAGGCTGTCACGGCGACCGGACGCTTGTCGTCCAGTGATCCAAACCTGCAGAACATTCCAATCCGTACCGCCGAAGGCCGTCGGATTCGTCAGGCGTTTGTGGCGCCAAAAGGCTACAAACTGCTGGCGGCGGACTACTCGCAAATCGAGCTGCGGATCATGGCCCATCTGGCCAAGGACGAAGGCTTGCTGCACGCCTTCCGCAACGACCTGGACGTTCACAGTGCTACTGCAGCCGAGGTATTCGGCGTCGAACTGAACGATGTCACTACCGATCAGCGTCGTAGCGCCAAAGCGATCAACTTCGGTCTGATCTATGGCATGAGTGCTTTCGGTCTGGCCAAGCAGATTGGTGTTGATCGCAAACAGTCCCAGGCTTACATCGACCGTTATTTCGCGCGCTACCCGGGTGTTCTGGATTACATGGAACGCACCCGTACCCAGGCAGCCGAGCAAGGCTATGTCGAGACCATTTTTGGCCGTCGCCTGTACTTGCCGGACATCAATGCGAAAAACCCGGCGCTGCGCAAAGGCGCAGAGCGGACGGCGATTAACGCCCCGATGCAGGGCACTGCTGCCGATATCATCAAGAAAGCCATGGTGGCTGTGGATAACTGGCTGACGGCTTCTGGTCTGGATGCGCGCGTCATTTTGCAGGTACACGATGAATTGGTACTTGAGGTGCGTGAAGACCTGGTGGATGAGGTGCGTGAACAGGTCCGTAGCCACATGAGCGAAGCCGCGAAGCTCGATGTGCCGCTGGTGGTGGAAGTGGGTGTGGGCAACAACTGGGATGAGGCGCACTAA